Below is a window of Polyodon spathula isolate WHYD16114869_AA chromosome 42, ASM1765450v1, whole genome shotgun sequence DNA.
TTGGTTTCTTTAAAGAATAGTGCACCTGTACACACCTGCACTGGGTCAGTGAATCCTCACACAGAACATCGctggacaaatgttttgcatcacacaGAATGTCAAGGTTgagacagcatttaaaaaaaaaaaaatacatataaattgCAAAATGATCAGTTCTGGTAATAGCAATACAGTGATCTATTGCTCATTTACCATAACGCACAagaagtgcatttttaaaaggagctCGGGGTCGGGGGTTCTTTTTGCCGTCCTATTTCTTTCCTGAGTGAGTGCGGTGGTGTGATTTAAGATGGTGTAACTGTGTGAAACTCTTGCCGCATTGACCACAGCAGTACGGGTTCTCTCCAGTATGGATTCGCAGGTGAGTTTTGAGGTGCTGCAGCTGCGTGAAACTCTTGCCACACAGCGTACAGGAATAGGGCTTCTCTCccgtgtgaatgcgctggtgtgttGTGAGGTGGTGTATATGTTTGAAGCTCTTCTCACATTCAGGGCAGCGGTACGGTCGTTCTCCAGTGTGGAtgcgctggtgtcttttcagcTCCTTTTTTGTAATGAAACTCTTGACACATTCACTGCACTGATGCAGCTTGTCTCCGGTGTGAGTTCGCGTGTGTTTTGTCAGGTTACTTAATTTAGAAAAAGTCGCCCCACAGACCGTGCACAGAAAGGgcgtctctcctgtgtgaatacgCAAGTGTAACGACAGGTTACTTAACATGCTATAACTCTTTCCACacaatgaacaaaaatacagatttttttctgTGTGAATGCGCAGGTGGCTTGTCAGCTCTGCAAACGTACTGAAACTCCTCATGCATTCTGTACAGCAATGCAGTTTCTGTCCAGCGTGAATCTGCTGCCGTCTTTCAAAGGTGTCAGAACCCCCCTCTTCAACGGGGTCAGATTCAAGTTCAAGGACCTCCTCTTTAAAGATGACCGACTCGATTCCAGGGATCTCTTCATTAATGCAGACAGGATCCAGTTCAGGGatctcctctttaatgtggacaggatCTAGTCCAGCTTCCTCCACCTTCCCTTCAATAGATGTCAGCTCTGTAGCCTGCTTTGGACTCCTGCACCATTCCTGGTCAAAGAGCTCCTCTTGAATGGGAGCTGATTCTGCCTTCGACCCTTCCTCAGCGTGAAGAAGAGCATCTCTCTCTGCAGGACCTGTGTCAAAGAGAGGAAAGACTATAAAGTCTACATCATAAACTGTGTTCGTTCTAAACTGCGGGTTCATTATATTGTGAGCAGAGCTAGTGTTCCAGTTGTCATAAAAACAAAAggattttgtctttgcagaatttgatgcaGAACAGCTACCTAAATGAGTCAACTACATCCGTCAGATGCAACGCGCTGTGAGCTTTTTATGCCGCCATAGCAGCCTCGTGAGACAACAGACTATATTAATCGATCTGCTTACCTTCCCCGGTGCGTCTCCACTCCTTTCCCTGCTCCAGCTCGGGTAGATGAAGCAAATCAACGTCGCTCCCGCAGTATCCTTCATTGGACTTCGTGAGAGGGTGTGCAAAGATCTTACCGGCGGCGTTCATGCATTCTCCTTCCCGTATtgctttcaactcgctctccgCTATCTCCAAGCGCAATCTCACGCTTTCAAATTCATGGTCTCTCTCGTCCAGTCTGAGGTGGAAAACCGCGCACTTGCTGTCCACGAACTTTGCTAAGGCAGACATGACGCTCAGCACAGCCGCTTTCACCGCGGGCTCGATAGCGGAGGCGAGCTCCTCTTGCAGGAGAGACGCGGAGGAGCTGCAGATGTCCATCTCTTTCGTTTCACAGGCGCGTCTCATTCTCGCTTTTTGTGTTaatagtacagttttttttttttttttttttttttttaaaacacaacagtttTGAGCACGGTACTCGGACAACTGCAACCGTTTTATCGTTACAATATTCCTtctccactcaaacacacacacacacacacagtctgcttCCGTGTTGTTACTTCCTTCGTCCAGTGGATAACGTTGCATTGGGTGCGTTCATGTTGCGCAGAGCTGTGAGAGTCAGCGCAGGTCCTTCCTCAAACTACACTGGTCTGCGCGCAGACCCTATCCAAGTTCTGGCAACAGAGGTCACGCATCCTCTGGACTCAAAATCTGCGCATCCCCTGCAGATGTGCGATCGCGGAGATCATTCTCAGAAGAGCATCGGCTAaactggtcagattctgcacagaatgatctcaGGGAACGCACTCTGTAAAGGGGCTGCGCAGGAGCATCAAAACAATGGAAGACAGAAACACTTGCATTAATTACAACTACTCTATTGTGAATGGCAAGTACCGCTACAATGATGCTTTTGCGTTTAGTTTTTAAACGAGACTAGTAACACTATGGACGATATTCCaagccaaaattaaaaataaataaatacaggaataaataaataaatgctcatttatttgtttgtatttgcatgtatttatttcaacacgCATTTATTTATCCctgtatgtatctatgtatttatAATGTTGGTATAGTAGATATAACTGACTACAAAAGTCTTGTAGTAACGAATTTGTCTAAAATTAATTCATTTCTACGAGAAAcgtctttaaataaatgtatttatcaataCTACCTCGATGGACCCTTGGTTCTGGGAaccgttaaaataaataaatgtgacatCAGAAGACGTTagtcttctgcaatcagaaaatcCAACAGGTTTGCTCAGtcgtccgtccccccccccccccatctgctTTGCAGGCGGCGGAAAAAGCATCTTGAACGCAGCCTCCTGCTAGCGCCTTCCACCCTGGAGGTATCAATTCAAAACTGATCTCTATTAGACTGATGTTTGTATTTTCTAAATTATGAATCGATTGTGTTTAGAAGCATGCAAAAATTCAATTTGAAACAAACATTATCTATAACGTGCACTTTGTAATTTACGCAGCGTAATTCGATAGCAGAGGTTATGAGACAGCGTATTGGAACTAAATTAGATAACGATGTGTTGGTTATGATGTTAcgatcaaaaatgaaaaacatcgAAATCGAGCTGCTTTCTAGTGAATAAGCAGACTTTCAGTCCCCAGCGCCTCCTCGTTAGTATAGTGGTCAGTATCCCCGCCTGTCACGCGGGAGACCGGGGTTCAATTCCCCGACGGGGAGACACGATTTTatatctcttatttttttttttaaatcaatagctATCGTGGTCATACGTACtagtttattaaaattaaaaaaaaaataccctgagATGAACAGTATAACAGAACGAGCCCTTTTCAGCACTGTCAGCCAAACGAACCCCCGAGTAAGAAACTGTCTCCCTGTGTCGGCCATCTTGGCTCTAATTGCTGTTTAATTAATATCAATTTGACCCTCCATTGGAGCCATAATGGCACCAGTTTCCACCTTAGTGAAACTGGTTTAAAACTAACTATGAAACGTTTGTTtcgcttttttttcctttttttttaatccataacTATTATACactcagtggtgttaaatgtattaataataaaataaacgtaACCAGTAAAGACTCGCGTTTCACTAGATGCTTTTCTCACGGTTATCAGTGTTGGATCCGGGAATCGAAAAGCATTAAATGTATATAATGATAAGCATTTTGATAACAGAAACGGAGGAATCGTGtggtgcagtatttttttaaggCGTTTTGCGTTGTTTTTTGATGTCCAGTCCGCCAGTTGCGTCTCATCCCACTCCCTTTTCAtggaccctgattagcactagcaGTGGCCGCCTGCCCTTCGTGTTCTGTGAAACCCGTCGCTAATATTGGGATCGATGTAAAAAGGCATCAcgtttttccaaa
It encodes the following:
- the LOC121305280 gene encoding zinc finger protein 383-like, translating into MRRACETKEMDICSSSASLLQEELASAIEPAVKAAVLSVMSALAKFVDSKCAVFHLRLDERDHEFESVRLRLEIAESELKAIREGECMNAAGKIFAHPLTKSNEGYCGSDVDLLHLPELEQGKEWRRTGEGPAERDALLHAEEGSKAESAPIQEELFDQEWCRSPKQATELTSIEGKVEEAGLDPVHIKEEIPELDPVCINEEIPGIESVIFKEEVLELESDPVEEGGSDTFERRQQIHAGQKLHCCTECMRSFSTFAELTSHLRIHTEKNLYFCSLCGKSYSMLSNLSLHLRIHTGETPFLCTVCGATFSKLSNLTKHTRTHTGDKLHQCSECVKSFITKKELKRHQRIHTGERPYRCPECEKSFKHIHHLTTHQRIHTGEKPYSCTLCGKSFTQLQHLKTHLRIHTGENPYCCGQCGKSFTQLHHLKSHHRTHSGKK